Part of the Debaryomyces hansenii CBS767 chromosome C complete sequence genome is shown below.
CCATTCCCTCGtcattcatattcttcGCCTCAACTGCGTTCCTCAACGCAATATCTTTAAAATGCATCGATATAAGATCATGGGCCGACTTAGAGAAGATATTTCCTTGCATGGAGGAAACACCTAGTGGCGGGGTACCAAATAGGATATCAAACCCTAGTATATGGCACTTCTCGTGAAATTTATCCTCGTCAATCCCATGTACCTGACATAGTCTATAACGGGCAAATTCACTCCAGTTTCCCGGTACAAACCCCAAATCTAGCACTTTCGTTACACCTGCATTGAAAATCCCAAACTCGTTATCAGCATCCTGAAGCTTGCTCCGATTGCGTATATTCACCCGATCAATGCGCTCCTGTCTCGACGGCTTGGTTTTCGAATTGGGACCGACTACCTTCGCCTTCCATTGTTCGTGTTCCAACTTAACGTTCCTGGCAAGTGGCTTGATTCCACTCCCACTAATCCGCCGCACTCCCACAAAAAGCTTCCTATTCAATATCCCTGGTGAGTAGGTACCCAAAAGCAGCAATTTTGGTACCAACATCATCCTACCACTACTCATGGCTAACATAAACGTGTaatcaatgattttatttagCAAATACACCAAA
Proteins encoded:
- a CDS encoding DEHA2C04026p (weakly similar to uniprot|P53123 Saccharomyces cerevisiae YGL136C MRM2 Mitochondrial 21S rRNA methyltransferase): MDLVYLLNKIIDYTFMLAMSSGRMMLVPKLSLLGTYSPGILNRKLFVGVRRISGSGIKPLARNVKLEHEQWKAKVVGPNSKTKPSRQERIDRVNIRNRSKLQDADNEFGIFNAGVTKVLDLGFVPGNWSEFARYRLCQVHGIDEDKFHEKCHILGFDILFGTPPLGVSSMQGNIFSKSAHDLISMHFKDIALRNAVEAKNMNDEGMDEFQQSYYFKEQSESFIEQQVSDLSEEFDKLTVTKNDKEKEVDYKPDLILSDLSAPFMQEKGFFNNTNSKPYLRTAANPILSRTITDEAKAAIDSADAALILACDVLKKGGTLVLRLAKVDPDDAEIALLHSRLDKVFSHVYIWNRSSLFDEQNYVPQDKFYVCLDKIDDVCDKKQVFMI